In the Enterococcus rotai genome, AAAAAATTTGAACGTTCGTACATTGAATACTTGGCTGGATGTAACGAAATGATTTTATCTTTAGATCCTGAAAAAGGGATAGATATCGATTTATTCAATCATTCAGAAGAAAAACAAGATAAAGCAACAGATGATATTTCATTTGCTATTACGCGAATGAGCAATCTTTTGTTGAAAAAATAAAAAAATAAATGAAAAATTGACAAAAAATAGCGGTAATTAATTTCTTTTTAATGTTATTTTTAGTAGACAAAAGAAAATATGTGTTGTATTATATATTCATACCAACAACAACCTTTTTATTTTTCATTTTACTCTTATTGAGTAATACTCCTTTTCCATCGGCCTTTTCAGCCGGTGGTTTTTTCTTTTCCTTGAATTTTATTAAATGTTTAATATTTGTTTATTATGTGTTTTTTTATGAAGTGAGTTATATTATTTGGAACAGTTAAACAAAAAAAGGCTAAAACAAATTATAGAAGAATTTGTTTTAGTCCTTTAAACTATACTGCGTTGATCTACCTTAATTTTCTACATTACGAACATAATCATCAAAATACTGAACCAAATCAGATTTGATCTTTTGATAATCAGCTTCTGTGTATTCACGCTCTTCAATCGTTCCATTAAAAAATGGAATCTCCAACTCTTCACGCAGTCGATCTACAACTTCGCTTTGATCCATTTGGGCACCTTCTTTACCTATTATCTACTCTATTATAAAACATTAAAATCATTCGTCAACTGCTCAAAAGAATCTTTCATCGCAGATAACTTACTATAGAGTAGAGTGCTATCATTATCTTCAAGGAAGAAGACTTGCTTCAACTCAAAATAAAAATCTTCAAAAGCGTCAAAAAAGGGCTGAACTTCTGATTTGGCTAGTTCACTGTTGCTGAAATAAAAAACGCGCACACTATGATAATAAGTGAAGACCTCATTGATATTCAAAAGAATCCGAGTATCTTCTGGACGTGGACGGCTAGTAACTAAATCGTATAAAGATAGGCTTTTTGTATGGATCTCAGATAAATAAGATAAAAGTAAATCCACTTTTTCATTGCTTGCTGACATTAAATCGACCTCCAATTTCCCTAATTATAATAAAAAATAGAAAGAAAGAGAAACAGGACACTCAATTTAAAAGAAAAATTTATAAAAAATGAAAATAGCAGAAAAAAGTTGACAAATAAATGAGAATGTTCTAATATTGATTTTAATAAAAAAAACTCATTGAAAAGAAGAGTACACAAGCTGACATTTATCACCAGTGAATAAATGATTCACTGGTATCAGAGAGCTTTCGTTTGGTGTAAGAAAGCAATGATCCCTTGTCGAAAATGATCTTGGAGAGGAAAAATCATTGCGATTTTTACGGCAGCTACCGTTAACAAGGCACCAAATCAAGAAGTTATTCTGCGTTTGGGTTGAGATGGATTTAATTTCCAATAAAGGTGGTACCGCGACAGTCGCCCTTTACTAGTCTAAAGCTAGTAGGGGGCGGCTTTTTTGTTTCATTTAAATTACTTTCCAATGAGAATAAATAGAGGAAGAGGTGGTCATTATGCAAGAAGGTGACATGTGGTGTAAAAAGGGAAATAGCATAAATATAATTAAAAATAGAAAAGGAATGAAGCATAATGACAAACTCTAACTATCAATTTGAAACGATCCAAATCCATGGTGGGCACACACCAGACAAAGAAACTAATTCAAGAGCGGTACCGATTTATCAAACAACCTCTTACACGTTTGACGATACACAAGATGCAGCTGAAAAATTTGCTTTATCTAAGGTCGGTAATATCTATACACGAATTACGAATCCAACAACAGCGGTCTTAGAAGATCGACTAAATGAACTAGAAGGAGGTGTTGGCGCAGTTGCAGTAGCTTCTGGAACAGCAGCCGTTACTTATGCCATCCAAAACTTAGCTAGCAGTGGAGATCATATTGTTTCGGCCTCTACTTTATATGGTGGTACATTCAATTTATTTGCTCATACGTTACCTGAGTTTGGCATTACCACAACGTTTATTGATCCAGATCGCTTAGCCAATTTTGAAGAAGCAATCAAAGAAAATACGAAAGCGATATTTGTGGAAACAATCGGCAATCCGATTACAAATGTTGCAGATTTAGAAGGGATTGCAGAAATTGCCCATAAACACGAGCTCCCGTTGATCGTTGACAACACTTTTGCGACAGCCTATTTAAATCGTCCTTTTGATTTTGGTGCTGACATTGTTGTTTATTCTGCAACAAAATTTATTGGTGGTCACGGTGTTGCACTAGGTGGAGTAATCATCGATTCAGGTAAGTTTAACTGGGCTAATGGCAAGTTTCCAAAATTAGTTGATCCAGATCCAAGTTACCACGGACTTTCGTACACCAAAGATGTGGGAGCAGCAGCTTATATCACACGTTTAAGAGTCTCGTTATTACGAGATACAGGAGCGGCTATTTCACCATTCAACAGTTTCTTGCTGATTTTAGGTTTAGAAACACTGTCTTTACGTTTAGAACGCCATGTAGCCAATGCCCAAACTGTTGCAGAGTTTTTGAGCAAACATCCTAAAGTTGCATGGGTCAATTATCCAGGCTTATCAGATAATAAGTATCATGAACTAGCAGAAAAATATTTACCTAAAGGTGCAGGCTCGGTCTTTACTTTTGGGGTTAAAGGTGGAGCGGAAGCAGGGAAAAACTTGATCAATCATGTCAAACTATTTTCACTATTAGCCAATGTTGGAGATGCCAAATCATTGATTATCCATCCTGCTTCAACGACTCATTCCCAACTAAGTGAGGATGAATTAAAAGCCTCAGGAACTTCACCGGAATTGATTCGTTTATCAATCGGAATCGAAAATATTGAAGATATTATTCGCGATTTGGAACAAGCACTGGATAAGTTATAAGCATAAAAAAGAAAGCTGAGAAAAGAAACCAGACTTTTTCTCAGCTTTTCTTAAAAAAATTCTCATAAAGTTATTGACTTTAATTGAAAACTTCTGTATCTTTAACACTATAGTTTGAATTATTCAAAAATTCTGACAATAAAGGATGTTGAAAATGATGAACAAACAGACAACGACAATTACATTCTTATTATTAATAAAGGACTCATCACACTGATCTCTAGAAACCAGCTGCAGCACAGCTTTTTCTTATCAGACGTTGAGAGTCCTGTTTTCGCATTGCATGAACGGGATGACAAAACATCCCATATTCGTGGGATGTTTTTTTATTGCAAATCACAGCGACTGCTTGCAGAGCTGATGATGCGCAATACTTGGCGAGCGAAGCGAGAGAAGTTTCCTTCGTTTTACCTAACCACAAAAAAATGAAGAACACTATTCACTCAATTCAGAAAGGATGTATGAACATGAAAACTATCCAATTTTTTGACACCACTCTAAGAGACGGCGAACAAACTCCAGGCGTAAATTTCAACACGAAAGAAAAAGTCCAAATTGCCAAACAACTTGAAAAATGGGGCATTGATACGATCGAAGCGGGATTTCCGATCGCATCAGTCGGTGATTTTGAAGCTGTCAAAGCGATCGCAGAAAATGCTGAAAAAATGACAGTCGCAGGTCTGGCACGGTGCCAAAAAGCCGATATTGATCGGGCACACGAAGCATTGCAAAATGCCAAGCACCCACAAATCCATGTGTTCCTTGCAACAAGTCCAATTCACATGGAATTTAAATTAAAAATGACACCAGATGAAGTGATTGCTTCTATTAAAGAACATGTCAGCTATGCTAAAACTAAATTTGATAAGGTCCAATTTTCACCAGAAGATGCAACCAGAACTGACAAACAATTTCTACTAAAAGCCGTTCAAACTGCCATTGATGCAGGTGCGACTATTATCAATGTTCCTGATACGGTGGGCTATTCCAATCCAACGGAATACGGTGCTCTATTCAAATTCCTAATTGAAAATATCCAAAGCGACGAAGAAATTATTTTCTCTTCCCATTGTCACGATGACTTAGGCATGGCGACGGCCAATGCCTTAGCAGCTATCGAAAATGGTGCTCGTCGAGTGGAAGGAACGATCAATGGTATCGGCGAACGTGCTGGTAATACAGCTCTTGAAGAAGTCGCATTGGCTCTTTACATCAGAAAAGACTTCTACAATGCTCAAAGCAATATCACATTGAATGAGACTAAAAGAACCAGCGATCTCGTCAGTCGTCTATCAGGTGTGGCGGTACCAAGAAACAAAGCAATCATCGGAGCGAATGCCTATGCTCACGAATCAGGAATTCATCAAGATGGTGTATTAAAAAATCCAGATACTTACGAAATCATTACGCCATCACTTGTTGGGGTAAACGAAAATTCATTGCCACTAGGGAAATTGTCTGGTCGTCATGCATTTGCAACTAAAATGGAAGCACTAGGCTATCAACTAACTGAAGATGAATTAAAAGATGCTTTTAAACGGTTTAAATCATTAGCGGATAAAAAGAAACAAGTGACAGAAGATGATCTGATTGCTTTAATGGTGGGACAATCACAAGAATGCAGCGAAGATTACCGCTTAGAACGAGTCCAACTACAATATGTTTCGGACGGAAGCCAAGGAGCAATCGTTTCCATCAACACAGGAGAGGACGTAAGTAAAACAGAATCGGCAATCGGTTCTGGTAGTATTCAAGCAATCTATAACTCGATCGATAAAATATTTGTCCAAAAACCAGCGTTGCAAGAGTATTACATCAAAGCCATCACGGGTGGGGAAGATGCCCAAGCTGAAGTGCATGTAACCTTAGCAGATACTGAAAACAATAAACAATTCAACGGTATCGGCATTGATTTTGATGTCTTACAAGCGTCTGCAAAAGCGTATGTCAAAGCCAGCGAACAATTTCAAAAAGAAGTGGGGAAAGCTTAATGAGTAAACGAATCGTAGCATTGCCGGGGGACGGCATCGGAGCAGAAATCATGGATAGCGCACTAAAAATTTTAGCCGAAATCATGGTGCAAGATAATCTTGATTTTGATATTGAACGCTTTGCTTTTGGCGGCGCTGGTATTGATGAGCAAGGAGATCCCTTACCAGAATCTACCTTAAAAGCCTGTGAAAAGGCAGATGCCATTTTACTTGGTGCCATTGGTGGTCCAAAATGGGACAATGCAGCAAAACGACCTGAACAAGGCTTACTAGGTTTAAGAAAAGCCTTAGGACTTTTTGCCAATATTCGTCCGATTTCCGTACCTGATTCAGTCGTTCATTTATCGCCATTAAAAGAAGAAAATGTTCGAGGCGTTGATTTTGTAGTCGTTCGCGAATTAACAGGTGGTATCTACTTCGGTGAAAAAAAACTAGGGGAAACAGAAGCCTCAGACCTTTGTACTTACTCAAAAACTGAGATTCAACGCATTATCAGAAAAGCGTTTGAAATCGCTCGAACTAGAAATAAAAAAGTCACATCTGTCGATAAAGCCAATGTTTTAGCTACAAGTAAATTATGGCGTCAAACAGCAGAAGAAGTGGCGCAAGAATTCCCAGATTGTACTTTAGAACATCAATTAGTCGATTCAGCGGCAATGGTCATGATCCAAAAACCCAAAGACTTTGACGTGATCGTTACAGAAAATCTATTTGGTGATATCCTAAGTGACGAAGCATCAGTGATTCCAGGATCATTGGGCATGATGCCAAGCGCTAGTCACAGCGAATCAGGGCCTTCGTTATACGAACCGATCCACGGTTCAGCACCAGACATCGCCAATCAAAATATCGCCAATCCAATGTCGATGATCTTATCAGTTGCAATGATGTTGCGCCAATCGTTTGGTTTAGAAAACTCAGCGCAAAAGATCGAAGCTGCTTGTGATTATGTGATGAATCAAGGAATCCTAACTACAGATTTAGGTGGTCAAGCGACAACCACAGAGTTTACAGAAGCCATAATAAAAGAATTGAGAGGTGCTTAACATGGGAAAAACATTATTTGATAAACTTTGGGAACAACATGTGGTATCAGGTGTTGCTGGAGAACCACAACTACTATACGTCAATCTTCATCTAATCCATGAAGTCACTTCGCCGCAAGCATTTGAAGGATTAAGAGAAGCAGGCCGAAAAGTTCGCCGACCAGATAGAACCTTTGGGACAATGGATCATAACGTTCCCACACAAGATATCTTTAATATCACGGACTTGGTGGCAAAAAAACAAATCGAAGCATTACAGAACAACTGCGAAGAATTCGGTGTGACCCTTTGCGATAACGGTAGTGACCGTCAAGGAATCGTGCATATGGTGGGACCTGAAACAGGTTTAACGCAACCAGGAAAAATCATTGTTTGTGGGGATTCACATACAGCAACTCACGGCGCATTCGGAGCCTTAGCTTTTGGTATCGGAACAAGTGAAGTGGAACATGTTTTTGCGACACAATGTATTTGGCAAAATAAACCAAAATCAATGGGGGTTAAAATCACTGGAAAACTTGCAAAAGGCGTATATGCCAAAGATATTATTCTAGCCTTGATTGCAAAATACGGTGTTGATTTTGGTGTCGGACATGCGGTTGAATTTTACGGAGAAACGATTGAAAATCTTACGATGGAAGAACGCATGACCATCTGTAACATGGCCATCGAAGGCGGTGCGAAAATGGGGATGATGGCGCCAGATGAAAAAACCTTTGAATATGTACGTGGCAGAGAATATGCACCAGAAGACATGGAAGCGGCAATCGCTGATTGGAAAAAACTACCAAGCGATCCAGACGCAACCTACGATGTGGATCTAGAATTGAATGCGGAAGAATTGGTTCCCTTCATCACATGGGGCACGAATCCAGAAATGGGCATCCCAATCACCGGAACATTCCCAGAAATCAAAGATATGAACGACGAACGTGCCTATAACTATATGGATTTAAAACCAGGTCAACGCCCGTCAGATATTGAAATCGGCTACGTTTTTATCGGCTCATGTACCAACGGTCGACTATCCGATTTGGAAGAAGCCGCACGCATCGTAAAAGGTAAAAAAGTCAAAGCAGGCATTACAGCAATCGTGGTACCAGGCTCAAGACCTGTTCGAAAAGCAGCGGAAAAAATCGGCTTGGATAAAATCTTTACCGAAGCAGGATTTGAGTGGCGAGAACCAGGTTGTTCCATGTGTCTAGGCATGAACCCAGACCAAGTACCAGCAGGCGTTCACTGTGCTTCAACATCTAACCGAAACTTTGAAGGTCGTCAAGGAAAAGGAGCAAGAACCCATCTTTGTAGCCCAGCAATGGCGGCAACAGCTGCGATCGTTGGAACATTTAGAGATATTAGAGAGGAGCTTGGTGCATAATGGAGGCATTTACACAACATACAGGAACCACGGTTCCACTAATGAACGACAATATTGATACGGATCAGATCATTCCAAAATCTTTCCTAAAACGAATCGAAAAAACAGGATTTGGGGAGTTTTTATTTGATGAATGGCGTTACTTGCCAGACCGCACGCCAAATCCAGAATTTACCTTAAATAAGCCGCAATATAAAGAGGCAACCATTTTGATTTCTGGTGATAACTTTGGTTCGGGCTCA is a window encoding:
- a CDS encoding 2-isopropylmalate synthase — its product is MKTIQFFDTTLRDGEQTPGVNFNTKEKVQIAKQLEKWGIDTIEAGFPIASVGDFEAVKAIAENAEKMTVAGLARCQKADIDRAHEALQNAKHPQIHVFLATSPIHMEFKLKMTPDEVIASIKEHVSYAKTKFDKVQFSPEDATRTDKQFLLKAVQTAIDAGATIINVPDTVGYSNPTEYGALFKFLIENIQSDEEIIFSSHCHDDLGMATANALAAIENGARRVEGTINGIGERAGNTALEEVALALYIRKDFYNAQSNITLNETKRTSDLVSRLSGVAVPRNKAIIGANAYAHESGIHQDGVLKNPDTYEIITPSLVGVNENSLPLGKLSGRHAFATKMEALGYQLTEDELKDAFKRFKSLADKKKQVTEDDLIALMVGQSQECSEDYRLERVQLQYVSDGSQGAIVSINTGEDVSKTESAIGSGSIQAIYNSIDKIFVQKPALQEYYIKAITGGEDAQAEVHVTLADTENNKQFNGIGIDFDVLQASAKAYVKASEQFQKEVGKA
- a CDS encoding O-acetylhomoserine aminocarboxypropyltransferase/cysteine synthase family protein, with amino-acid sequence MTNSNYQFETIQIHGGHTPDKETNSRAVPIYQTTSYTFDDTQDAAEKFALSKVGNIYTRITNPTTAVLEDRLNELEGGVGAVAVASGTAAVTYAIQNLASSGDHIVSASTLYGGTFNLFAHTLPEFGITTTFIDPDRLANFEEAIKENTKAIFVETIGNPITNVADLEGIAEIAHKHELPLIVDNTFATAYLNRPFDFGADIVVYSATKFIGGHGVALGGVIIDSGKFNWANGKFPKLVDPDPSYHGLSYTKDVGAAAYITRLRVSLLRDTGAAISPFNSFLLILGLETLSLRLERHVANAQTVAEFLSKHPKVAWVNYPGLSDNKYHELAEKYLPKGAGSVFTFGVKGGAEAGKNLINHVKLFSLLANVGDAKSLIIHPASTTHSQLSEDELKASGTSPELIRLSIGIENIEDIIRDLEQALDKL
- the leuC gene encoding 3-isopropylmalate dehydratase large subunit codes for the protein MGKTLFDKLWEQHVVSGVAGEPQLLYVNLHLIHEVTSPQAFEGLREAGRKVRRPDRTFGTMDHNVPTQDIFNITDLVAKKQIEALQNNCEEFGVTLCDNGSDRQGIVHMVGPETGLTQPGKIIVCGDSHTATHGAFGALAFGIGTSEVEHVFATQCIWQNKPKSMGVKITGKLAKGVYAKDIILALIAKYGVDFGVGHAVEFYGETIENLTMEERMTICNMAIEGGAKMGMMAPDEKTFEYVRGREYAPEDMEAAIADWKKLPSDPDATYDVDLELNAEELVPFITWGTNPEMGIPITGTFPEIKDMNDERAYNYMDLKPGQRPSDIEIGYVFIGSCTNGRLSDLEEAARIVKGKKVKAGITAIVVPGSRPVRKAAEKIGLDKIFTEAGFEWREPGCSMCLGMNPDQVPAGVHCASTSNRNFEGRQGKGARTHLCSPAMAATAAIVGTFRDIREELGA
- the leuB gene encoding 3-isopropylmalate dehydrogenase; translation: MSKRIVALPGDGIGAEIMDSALKILAEIMVQDNLDFDIERFAFGGAGIDEQGDPLPESTLKACEKADAILLGAIGGPKWDNAAKRPEQGLLGLRKALGLFANIRPISVPDSVVHLSPLKEENVRGVDFVVVRELTGGIYFGEKKLGETEASDLCTYSKTEIQRIIRKAFEIARTRNKKVTSVDKANVLATSKLWRQTAEEVAQEFPDCTLEHQLVDSAAMVMIQKPKDFDVIVTENLFGDILSDEASVIPGSLGMMPSASHSESGPSLYEPIHGSAPDIANQNIANPMSMILSVAMMLRQSFGLENSAQKIEAACDYVMNQGILTTDLGGQATTTEFTEAIIKELRGA